A part of Emys orbicularis isolate rEmyOrb1 chromosome 13, rEmyOrb1.hap1, whole genome shotgun sequence genomic DNA contains:
- the LOC135887395 gene encoding zinc finger protein 501-like produces MPVTFEDVAVYFTEVQGALLKPGQRALYRDVMQENYETVTLLGDRTVSENMEETQQLEGPEKVEPHERLLRRAEGNFSQCLEQGEAWGDRHRSDMQLGNYPGKKLDESTERDGGWKDPKETTVQQTRHNEEKPYKCLDCGKRFRFSANLIKHWRTHTGEKSYECLDCGKSFSEKSHFITHRRLHTGEKPYKCLECGKSFNETSHLMSHHRTHTGEKPYKCLDCGKSFSRKPHLIKHQRLHTGERPYKCPECGKGFIESSSLTKHERIHTGERPYTCLECGKSFIQRSQLIIHQRLHTGERPYKCLECGNDFSSRSHLIKHQKIHTGDKPYKCLDCGKSFVDRTKLTTHQRIHTGERPHKCLDCGKSFIEKSQLILHQRLHTGERPFQCCECGKSFIRSSVLITHQRTHTGERPYKCLECGKDFSESSRLITHQRSHTGERPYKCLDCGKTFSQRSYLTKHGRIHMGETPYKCLDCGERFSKSSELTKHQRIHKGETP; encoded by the exons atgccggtgaccttcgaggatgtggctgtgtatttcactgaggtgcagggggctctgctgaaaCCCGgacagagagccctctacagggacgtcatgcaggagaactatgagacggtgaccttgctgg gtgataGGACAGTGAGTGAAAACATGGAGGAGACTCAGCAGCTGGAAGGTCCTGAGAAAGTGGAACCGCATGAGAGGCTTTTGagaagagctgaagggaatttttcccagtgcttggaacagGGAGAAGCCTGGGGAGATCGACACAGATCAGACATGCAACTGGGAAACTATCCCGGGAAGAAACTGGATGAATCCACTGAACGTGATGGAGGATGGAAGGATCCCAAGGAAACCACAGTCCAGCAGACAAGACACAATGAAGAGAAACCCTACAAATgccttgactgtgggaaaagATTCCGTTTCAGTGCAAACCTTATTAAACATtggagaacccacacaggagagaagtcCTAtgaatgcttggactgtgggaaaagcttcagtgagaAGTCACACTTCATTACACACCGGAGactgcacacaggagagaaaccctataaatgcctggagtgcgggaaaagctttaaTGAGACGTCACACCTTATGTCACATCacagaacccacacaggagagaagccctataaatgcttagactgtgggaaaagcttcagtaggAAGCCGCATCTTATTAAACACCAGAGActgcacacgggagagagaccctataaatgccccgAGTGTGGGAAAGGTTTTATCGAAAGTTCATCCCTTACTAAACATGAAAGAATCCACACCGGAGAAAGACCCTATACATGCCTtgaatgtgggaaaagtttcattcagAGGTCACAACTTATTATACACCAGAGactgcacacaggagagagaccttataagtgccttgagtgtgggaatgATTTCAGTAGTCGCTCCCACCTTATTAagcatcagaaaatccacacaggtgacaaaccctataaatgcctcgattgtgggaaaagttttgttGACAGAACAAAACTTACCactcatcagagaatccacacaggagagagaccccataaatgtttagactgtgggaaaagctttattGAGAAGTCACAACTTATTCTACACCAGAGactgcacacaggagagagaccttttCAATGCTGtgaatgtgggaaaagttttattcGGAGCTCAGtgcttattacacatcagagaacccacacaggagagagaccttataaatgccttgagtgtgggaaagaTTTTAGCGAGAGCTCAAggcttattacacatcagagatcccacacaggagaaagaccctacaaatgcttggactgtgggaaaactttcagtcagcgCTCATACCTTACTaaacatgggagaatccacaTGGGAGAGACACCTTATAAATGCCTTGACTGTGGGGAAAGGTTCAGTAAGAGCTCAGAGCTTaccaaacatcagagaatccacaaggGTGAGACACCCTAG